In Rhizobium sp. ARZ01, a genomic segment contains:
- the mutL gene encoding DNA mismatch repair endonuclease MutL, which translates to MTIRQLSETLINQIAAGEVIERPASAAKELIENAIDAGSTRIEIATAGGGKTLLRVTDNGSGMSPDDLTLAVRRHCTSKISDSLEDVRTLGFRGEALPSIGSVAKLTIQSRTAAASEGSEISIFGGRLAPVRPTPANRGTVVEVRDLFFATPARLKFMKSEKAEAAAITEVVRRMAIAFPAVRFVLSGPDRSTLELPATGDDRLARIAQVLGKDFRDNAIEIDAEREGVRLTGFAGVPTFNRGNSLQQFAFVNGRPVQDKLIWSALRGAYAETVPSGRYPVAVLDIAIDPALVDVNVHPAKSDVRFRDPGLVRGLIIGAIREALTREGDRAATTGAAGLMRAFRPEAARQQAWSPSTSPYRPFETPPISNGFSDMQQAGLDMGIRPSARAEPIPSMVPPATDAEPQRHPLGAARAQVHENYIVAQTEDGLVIVDQHAAHERLVFEAMRNALHSRPVPAQALLIPEIVDLPEDDCDRLVAHAEAFARLGLGIERFGPGAVAIRETPAMLGEMDAVGLVRQLADELAEWDTANGLASRLDYLAATMACHGSVRSGRRMRPEEMNALLRQMEATPGSGQCNHGRPTYIELKLADIERLFGRS; encoded by the coding sequence ATGACGATACGCCAGCTCTCCGAAACCCTGATCAACCAGATCGCCGCGGGCGAAGTCATCGAGCGGCCGGCCAGTGCCGCCAAGGAACTCATCGAAAATGCCATTGATGCCGGCTCCACCCGGATCGAGATTGCGACCGCCGGCGGCGGCAAGACGCTGCTGCGCGTCACCGACAATGGCTCAGGGATGTCGCCCGACGACCTGACGCTCGCCGTCAGGCGCCACTGCACTTCCAAGATCAGCGACAGCCTCGAGGACGTCCGCACGTTGGGCTTTCGCGGGGAAGCGCTTCCGTCCATCGGATCGGTGGCCAAGCTGACGATCCAGAGCCGCACAGCCGCCGCCTCGGAGGGTTCGGAGATTTCCATCTTCGGCGGCCGGCTTGCGCCGGTGCGGCCGACACCGGCCAATCGCGGCACGGTCGTCGAAGTGCGCGACCTCTTCTTCGCGACACCCGCGCGGCTCAAATTCATGAAGAGCGAGAAAGCCGAGGCCGCTGCAATTACCGAGGTTGTGCGCCGCATGGCGATTGCCTTCCCGGCGGTCCGCTTCGTGCTTTCCGGTCCGGACCGCTCGACGCTGGAACTGCCCGCCACCGGTGACGACCGGCTCGCCCGCATCGCCCAGGTGCTGGGCAAGGACTTTCGCGACAACGCAATCGAGATCGATGCCGAGCGTGAAGGCGTACGGCTGACCGGTTTTGCCGGCGTTCCGACCTTCAACCGCGGCAACAGCCTGCAGCAGTTCGCCTTCGTCAACGGGCGGCCAGTGCAGGACAAGCTGATCTGGTCGGCGTTGCGCGGAGCCTATGCCGAGACGGTGCCGAGCGGCCGCTATCCCGTCGCCGTTCTGGACATCGCGATCGACCCGGCCCTCGTCGACGTCAACGTGCATCCGGCGAAGTCGGACGTGCGTTTTCGTGATCCCGGCCTGGTGCGCGGCCTGATCATCGGGGCGATCCGCGAGGCGCTGACGCGCGAGGGCGACCGCGCCGCCACGACTGGTGCCGCCGGACTGATGCGGGCCTTCCGCCCAGAGGCAGCCCGCCAGCAAGCATGGAGCCCATCGACATCACCCTATCGGCCGTTCGAAACACCACCAATCTCGAACGGTTTCTCGGACATGCAGCAAGCCGGCCTCGACATGGGTATCCGGCCCTCGGCGCGCGCCGAGCCGATCCCGTCCATGGTCCCGCCCGCTACCGATGCAGAACCACAACGTCATCCGCTTGGCGCCGCGCGGGCGCAAGTGCATGAGAACTATATCGTGGCGCAGACCGAGGATGGCCTTGTCATCGTCGACCAGCATGCGGCGCATGAAAGGCTCGTTTTCGAGGCAATGCGCAATGCGCTGCATTCCCGCCCCGTCCCCGCGCAAGCTCTTCTCATCCCGGAAATTGTCGACCTGCCGGAGGACGATTGCGATCGCCTCGTCGCCCATGCAGAGGCCTTCGCGAGATTGGGGCTCGGCATCGAGCGCTTTGGACCTGGCGCTGTCGCCATCCGGGAAACGCCCGCGATGCTGGGCGAGATGGATGCTGTCGGCCTTGTGCGGCAACTCGCCGACGAGCTCGCCGAATGGGACACGGCGAATGGCCTTGCAAGCCGCCTAGACTATCTCGCCGCGACCATGGCCTGCCACGGTTCGGTGCGCTCGGGCCGGCGCATGCGGCCGGAGGAAATGAATGCGCTCCTGCGCCAGATGGAAGCCACCCCTGGCTCGGGCCAGTGCAATCATGGCCGACCGACCTATATCGAACTCAAGCTTGCCGATATCGAGCGGCTGTTCGGCAGAAGCTGA
- a CDS encoding response regulator, with the protein MNDGASVDADIQSGMFDAACDLLGVGAFVYDKNDCLVFASRQIQRFLPISADVLRPGARLRDVLGAVFDAGIRYGIPPEDRHKTVNREDWISARISAHWREQHDMVERLGKDRWVHFRKRRLPNGYNVSTLTDVSDQRKQEEQWRADQVRVALTEQVLDTLPHPLIIKDRNLAYVAVNRAFCAIHGLEEEAILGRTVWDLVDGENSARIDESDRSVLETGIPFRCEEHIVGVDGRHFYVVTRKYRIGTPDNSMLVTLMDDVTQIVDPKHGMAANRFKLRVRTQFQKAENCFDPVRETEERLLLQQWNSGGDADLAGKRVLVGTATRRTEDLLIGQLRVRSADCCAVRSLDEFWAFLEVANRSGVGLDLIVVDETMDGYAAIVEASGVPVRVIAPDRIGTDFFRALVEPHEVMVEDLPTDIAAPSALFDDWYIATDPEAMVPIVHGDIEVLVAEDNQINQFVFSQILEGMGVSHRIAENGEEAVALWHKHQPRLVLMDISMPVKNGLDATVEIREAERVFGIRTPIVAVTAQALNVDMQNCLDAGMDDYITKPVSPDMIESIYNRFVAQKRDRNAA; encoded by the coding sequence ATGAACGATGGTGCGTCCGTTGACGCAGACATCCAATCTGGAATGTTCGACGCGGCCTGCGACCTTCTCGGCGTCGGTGCGTTCGTCTATGACAAGAACGATTGCCTCGTCTTCGCCAGCCGCCAGATCCAGCGTTTTCTGCCAATCAGCGCCGATGTCCTGCGCCCCGGTGCGCGCCTGCGCGACGTTTTGGGTGCGGTCTTCGACGCCGGCATCCGTTATGGCATCCCGCCGGAAGACCGTCACAAGACGGTCAATCGCGAGGACTGGATCTCGGCGCGGATCTCCGCCCATTGGCGCGAACAGCACGACATGGTCGAGCGGCTCGGCAAGGACCGCTGGGTGCATTTCCGTAAACGGCGTTTGCCAAACGGATACAACGTTTCGACGCTGACGGATGTTTCCGATCAGCGAAAACAGGAAGAACAGTGGCGCGCCGACCAGGTGCGGGTCGCGTTGACCGAGCAGGTTCTCGATACGCTGCCCCATCCGCTGATCATCAAGGATCGCAATCTCGCCTATGTCGCCGTCAACAGGGCATTCTGCGCTATTCACGGGCTCGAGGAAGAAGCTATCCTCGGCCGTACCGTGTGGGATCTGGTTGATGGTGAAAATTCGGCGCGCATCGACGAGAGTGATCGCAGTGTGCTCGAAACCGGCATACCATTTAGATGCGAAGAGCATATTGTCGGTGTCGACGGCCGCCACTTCTACGTCGTCACGCGCAAGTACAGGATCGGTACGCCAGACAATTCTATGCTCGTCACGCTGATGGACGACGTCACCCAGATCGTGGATCCGAAGCACGGGATGGCTGCAAACCGTTTCAAGCTCCGGGTGAGGACGCAATTCCAGAAGGCGGAAAATTGCTTCGATCCGGTTCGTGAAACGGAAGAGCGGCTACTGTTGCAGCAGTGGAACTCGGGTGGCGACGCCGATCTTGCCGGTAAACGGGTCCTTGTCGGGACTGCAACCCGGAGAACGGAAGACCTGTTGATCGGCCAATTGCGTGTCCGCAGCGCGGACTGCTGTGCTGTGCGCTCGCTTGACGAATTTTGGGCGTTTCTCGAGGTTGCAAACCGTTCCGGCGTCGGGCTTGACCTCATAGTGGTCGACGAGACCATGGACGGGTATGCAGCAATTGTTGAAGCAAGCGGCGTGCCGGTGCGGGTCATAGCGCCGGATCGTATCGGGACGGACTTCTTCCGGGCGCTCGTCGAGCCGCATGAAGTGATGGTGGAAGATCTGCCAACGGACATCGCCGCCCCGTCGGCCCTGTTCGACGACTGGTATATCGCGACCGATCCCGAAGCGATGGTCCCGATCGTGCACGGTGACATCGAAGTCCTGGTCGCCGAGGACAACCAGATCAATCAGTTCGTCTTTTCGCAGATTCTGGAAGGTATGGGCGTGTCGCACCGGATCGCCGAAAACGGCGAGGAGGCGGTGGCGCTGTGGCACAAGCATCAGCCGCGCCTGGTGCTCATGGACATTTCCATGCCGGTCAAGAACGGGCTTGATGCGACTGTCGAGATCCGCGAGGCGGAGAGGGTGTTCGGTATCCGCACACCCATTGTCGCGGTCACCGCACAGGCATTGAACGTCGACATGCAGAATTGCCTCGACGCCGGCATGGACGACTACATCACCAAGCCCGTCAGTCCGGACATGATCGAAAGCATCTATAACCGGTTCGTGGCGCAGAAGCGCGACAGGAATGCAGCCTGA